A stretch of Oryza glaberrima unplaced genomic scaffold, OglaRS2 ChrUN-Ctg58, whole genome shotgun sequence DNA encodes these proteins:
- the LOC127759726 gene encoding phytyl ester synthase 1, chloroplastic-like — protein MPMPATVAAAPRPLLPGLPRRGTAPPRGRWSASAASAASRGVAAKAARRGVREYVEAAREMVRRPDGGPARWFSPLECGGGGGRLPGAPTMLYLPGIDGVGLGLIRHHERLAKMFDMWCLHIPVEDRTSFEGLVEYVESAVKSEGQRARDRPVYLVGESVGACIALAVAARNPDIDLVLILVNSGTSFHKSQLQSLSVFLDLVPEPFHLTTPQLLNFLTGNFMKIPSTIVGRGFSFQEAGQALSEITTSLLPSLMSLLDVLPKESIVWKLKMMRTASSFVNSRLHAVKAQTLVLASWNDELLPSREEAERLRDALEKCRIRNFKDNGHKILLEAEFDLATAIKGAGYYRRSLETDFVSDYLPLTPDEFQKATDHIRMLQYIANPVMLSTLPDGKIVRGLSGLPKQGPAVIVGYHMLLGFELGPLVTGVLRSSGIHIRGLAHPFMFDKKKEKIMPDPSYYDMHRIMGAVPVTAGNFYKLLAEKHFVLLYPGGAREALHRKGEEYKLFWPEQSEFVRMASRFGATIIPFGVVGEDDICDMLLDYDDLMKIPFYDILDRMLNEDGVKLRTDSTGELKYQRIHPVVAAPKIPGRFYFIFGKPIETRGREKELRDKENAQHLYLNVKSEVESCMKYLKEKREKDPYRNILARLLYQMVHGLDAEVPTFEP, from the exons ATGCCGatgccggcgacggtggcggcagcgccgcGGCCCCTCCTGCCCGGCCTGCCACGCCgcgggacggcgccgccgcgggggcggTGGAGCGCgtccgcggcgtcggcggcgtcgcggggCGTGGCCGCGAAGGCAGCGAGGAGAGGGGTGAGGGAGTacgtggaggcggcgcgggagatGGTGCGGCGGCCGGACGGCGGCCCGGCGAGGTGGTTCTCGCCGctggagtgcggcggcggcggagggcggctgCCCGGCGCGCCCACGATGCTCTACTTGCCCG GAATTGATGGAGTTGGCTTAGGACTGATCCGGCATCATGAGAGATTAGCAAA GATGTTTGATATGTGGTGCTTACATATACCTGTTGAAGATCGTACGTCCTTTGAAG GACTAGTTGAGTATGTGGAGAGTGCAGTGAAATCAGAGGGCCAGAGAGCAAGAGACAGACCAGTCTATCTAGTCGGAGAATCCGTTGGAGCATGCATTGCTCTTGCCGTGGCGGCGCGAAATCCAGATATCGATTTGGTATTGATCCTAGTCAACTCAG GAACATCTTTCCATAAGTCTCAGCTGCAGTCTCTCTCAGTCTTCTTGGATTTGGTCCCTGAACCGTTCCATTTAACCACACCGCAGTTGCTGAATTTCCTGACAG GCAACTTCATGAAGATACCGTCGACTATTGTTGGGCGTGGTTTTTCATTTCAAGAAGCTGGTCAAGCACTATCAGAGATCACCACTAGTCTATTGCCTTCTCTTATG TCTTTGCTTGATGTTCTGCCAAAGGAATCTATTGTTTGGAAGTTGAAAATGATGAGAACAGCGTCATCATTTGTCAATTCCCGTTTGCATGCAGTTAAAGCGCAGACTTTGGTGCTTGCTAG ttGGAATGATGAACTGCTACCAAGCCGAGAAGAAGCTGAAAGGCTACGTGACGCTCTAGAGAAATGCAGAATCCGTAATTTCAAAGACAACGGTCACAAAATATTGCTG GAAGCTGAATTTGATCTGGCAACGGCCATCAAAGGAGCTGGGTACTATCGCCGCTCGTTGGAGACGGACTTTGTTTCGGACTATCTGCCACTGACTCCTGATGAGTTTCAGAAGGCAACTGATCACATCAG GATGTTGCAGTACATAGCAAACCCAGTGATGCTATCAACACTGCCTGATGGAAAGATTGTGAGGGGTTTGTCAGGCCTACCCAAGCAAGGTCCTGCAGTGATTGTTGGGTACCACATGCTGTTGGGGTTTGAGCTCGGACCTCTGGTGACCGGAGTGCTGAGAAGCTCTGGGATCCACATCAGAGGCTTGGCTCATCCCTTCATGTTTGacaagaagaaggagaagatcaTGCCGGATCCGTCCTACTACGATATGCATCGGATCATGGGCGCCGTGCCTGTCACCGCAGGCAATTTTTACAAGCTTCTCGCGGAGAAGCACTTCGTGTTGCTGTACCCGGGAGGCGCGCGAGAAGCGCTTCATAGAAAG GGAGAGGAGTATAAGTTGTTTTGGCCAGAGCAGTCTGAATTTGTGAGGATGGCATCAAGGTTTGGAGCAACAATAATACCATTTGGAGTAGTTGGAGAAGATGATATATGTGAT ATGTTGTTAGACTACGACGATCTTATGAAGATTCCATTCTATGACATCCTTGACAGGATGCTAAATGAAGATGGTGTGAAACTAAG GACTGATTCTACCGGAGAATTAAAATATCAAAGAATCCATCCAGTAGTGGCTGCCCCAAAGATACCAGGGAGGTTTTATTTCATCTTTGGGAAGCCAATTGAAACAAGAG GGAGAGAAAAGGAACTAAGAGACAAAGAGAACGCCCAACACCTCTACCTGAATGTTAAGTCCGAAGTTGAGAGCTGCATGAAGTATCtaaaggagaaaagagagaaggacCCTTACAGGAATATACTCGCCAGGCTTCTCTATCAGATGGTTCATGGTCTTGATGCAGAAGTTCCCACATTTGAACCGTGA